From the genome of Tripterygium wilfordii isolate XIE 37 chromosome 6, ASM1340144v1, whole genome shotgun sequence:
AAGGCAGTAATTTGACTGAGTGTAGTTGACGGATTGATCCCAGACCCTTAAACAAGGTCATGCTTTGCAAGAGATTCATAGCTGATAGCTCAATCGTAACGGTGGCATCTTTTATTGAGACCTTAATTTGACAACATGCAGTTAACTTAGTCATCTATATTGTCCATTTTTATCCTTCCACTGATAATGAACAGCTGTATTTCTCACATTCACAGTCCTACATCACTAAATGAATAAATGCAAACTGATGCAACTCATTAATTCACGAATCCCATCAATTAGCCAAATGGACATGACAAGGGGCTAAAGGGTCTAACACTAAGAGATTGTTTCTAAGTTGACAGTAAGGCAGTAATAAATTAGAAGTCAGGAAAACAGAGATTATGTACCATTTCCCTGTATCTACTATTTTCCAGTTACAATCTAATGGTACTGGCTCATATATAAACTCCCAAAACTAGAAAAAAGAAATGCAAGAAGCTTTCTGTTGCCAACCTTCAATTGGGCGCAAGTAGCAACACAAGCATTTCATtcaacaaattgtgaaattggCAACAAATAATTTAGTCAATTTAAACCCCACAACCCTCCTATGCGAGTGGAAGGGGGAGAGAGAGCATGGTGAAATTTATGTAAGATTCAGGCACACCTTCACCAAGAAAGAACACTCAACGACATGCTTTACTTAACTATATTTAAGGCCAAATAACGTGCCTCAAAAAACTAACATCCACAAACAACAGAGGAATTTTTAGACCATGCCACCTTGAACCAATAAATGGACAACTGTGGCAATGAAAATGTTTTATACTCCGGAAGAACACATGACTTATTTATTCAGGGAGTAAAACTTTGGTCTACTATAGATGGAATACAATCTTAAATCATAAGGTGTAATCTGTTAAGGGAAGCGATTGGAATGTAATTGTAACAGCTACTGAAGATGCATGATACGACACAGCTTCAGTACAAAAAATGAACAATAAATCACAACAAACAGATGTTTCTCCCTACCCCTCTTCTTTAAGTAGGCAAGAAGGGAAGAGGAAATCCCAACTCAACACATTGATACAGCGGAATAGCATATTTTTTCCCTACCTTAGAAATCATAGAGTTTGTTTTTGACAGTGGATTATTCATGCAATGCACCAAAAGACAATCAAACTGTAGAAAATTAAGTTCAAATGCCAAGTTTATTCTTCAAACCAATCATATTTAACCCAAATACTAGTTTCTCTATAAAATGTTTTGAAACCATTTTCATTTGCACGTGAAATTTTCAAACTCTTGATACATAGCACCATAGTTTGAGTAAAAAGAGCATGCTTCATTTCCTTTCCATATACAATCGGAGTATATACAAAGTAATACAAATGGACAAAACCTCATTTTCACAAAACAGTTGGAGAACTCATAGTGCAAGTGTAAGTACCTTTTGCGAATCTCAGAAAGTAAAAGCCATAAAATATTCAAGCAACCAGGTTCGGTATATGTTAGCTAAACTTATGAAGGACGTCAAGTTGTCAACACTTTAACAGAGAAAAACTACAAAGCGAATTTTGGTGCTTGCACCAGTTGTGTCATATGTCGTTTCGGCCTTTGAGCATAGTGGAATTTGGCTATCTGTGGACGTAGCCCCGTTCTAGGGGTGAAACATGTaaaaaaatcttgtgtcttTGTCTCAATTTTCAGTTCTTGATATTGCTTTATTCCTAACAAATTCAACCTATCATCTAGCATATCCAAGCCTagcacaggaaaaaaaaacctcaaggTAACTTCTGAGCTACCGCTGTACAGGTTCACACACATCCACCATACTTTGATTATCTCAATTTCCACAATCGTCCCAGAAAATCTTCAAGCAATTGTACGTATAAataaattttcctttctttcttttacaaATATCACTTGAGTATGCAGTCTTCTATTTTATTTATTGCCATATGCCACCCAATTGAAAGATACAAAAGTCATGATCTGATAAACAGGAACACCCAGATCACCAAAACACTCAATTTTGCTAAAAGAATTCAGAATTCAGCTTGCCAACTAGAACAATACAGATTAATATAAATCGAAATGGGAATAAAATAAATCCATGCTTAAAATTCTTCAATCCATGACTCCTATATACAGAAATTCAACCttcaaaaagagaaaacaagatTACACATCTTTCTCATGTAGTCGCACAGTTAAAAGAAAACTCAATTGAATCAACATGAGAAAGTAAACAATTGAAACGAACTTGAGAACCCAAATTTCCACAGACAAAAAACAGAAAGAGGAAAAGATGGGAACTCACTGCCATTTCTCTCTTCACAAAAGCAAAAACTGGAAACCCAGAAACAGCAGGAAACAATCCTTCAGCTCTGAACACGAGTAGCTCCACGAAACCCTTCAACGACCCAGCAAGCAAGCgatgaaataaagaaagagATAATTGAGTCTATTGACAGAGAGAGGGAGATATATTGACTGGCGCCACCGGTAACGTTTGACCATTCTTCACCCCCTCCAAAATAAATTCCAAAAATCAATCTCTGTTTCACCACAGTATTCAACTATCTCTCTCACACCACGACAACTCACagcatatattttttattttttattttttttgttttgtttatgtgaaataCAGAAATACTGCTGCCAGACGTGTTTTTTCACTGCTTCCAgagacttgagagttgagacgcTCGACGTTGTCCTGTACAATACAAAAAATGGAGTGGTAGCAGTCAGCTTTAACGCCGTTACGTTCATGACGGCTTAAGGCCGTGTTTGGTCATAATCCGCGGTGAATTGACTTGTCAATGTCTGCTTCTGCACGAACAGCCGTCCAACTCATATTTCAAAATACATTTCAGTGTTTCTCTGTTCTGTCTTGACGCCGTCAACTggcattaaaattttgaaaaattattatgTAGTTTCAGTGGGTAAATTAGCTTGAGGGCCCCCCGTCCGCCTGTCATCTCCCATTGCTATGACTTGAAACTTTTTCTTAttacaaaatcaaaaaataaattaaactttttttttctgattgCATATTTACTTGTTGGCTGTAGCTACTCGGCGTCagttatataattttaaatttttggcTTTTTTATTTTGTCCGAGACAATTAAAGTTTAAGAAGAAAGCCATtgtatgtgtttttttattgTTGCTTTTTGTAAATAAATGTTTGGAATGGTGGTGGTCGGCACGTTGGTGTAGGTACCCAGattcatgttaaatcatgaattaaaatatgtgatcgaatattttgatatttataatgttataatataatagattttggaaaaaaaactttaaatacTAAATTTTAAACCATAAACTATAAATCTTAtactttaaaccctaaaaattaagttttaaaccctaaaaactaaaaattaaaccctaaaaattaagaattaagccttaaattctaaaccctaaacactactTCGTatctcctaaactctaatatgttatttccaacaaaaaaaatcatgatttaacatgagttTTGATAGAGAATTGGAGCAAAAAATTGGAGCAAGAATTGGAGCCCCTCTCATCCCTGTATAGATAGTTGCTGACTCAAGAATTAGGAACATTTGGAATACAAAAAGTAGTGTGGGGTTAAGAGACAACgacacataatttttttttagtttttatgtcATGAATTTACGGATATAAATCACAAACATAAAAACATAATGATAtttcaaaacaagaagaaaaatacaTGGTAATTTATCAAAAGTGTTCTCTAcgaattttcatattttgaaaacgCGATATTACAATCATTGGTAATAACTCCAAACAACTCTTTTTCTATAAAACATATACGATAGTCATTCAAAAATTAAACTTTCATTCGGTTACGCAAATCAGTTTTGACATCATTTATTATGGTTTAACATATTCACTTATTGTCATTTTCGATTTTTGGTCAATcatttaaagaaatatgtaaatatgTTTAATCGAAAATCGACCGTTCGGACGGTTAACCAAATGGTtcgattttgtcaataaatttgcACAGTCCTAATATTCAttctcaaaaaatatatttctaacACTTACCATTGTTATCAACAAAACCAACACTAACTTTATAAATCCTATACATCAACCCACTTGGGAGTTGGGGCCCGTCCCCAAAGTGGCCCAGCGGTACGTCCTCCCCTGAGCGTTGGTGTGATGCAAGGCCAAGTTGTTGGTCCGTCAAAGAAGCCGGCCAAATGGTTTTTCCAGGTTGACATTCTGTAGAACATACCaccttccccccccccccccccccccccccaccctcCACCCCACACATTTTCAAATGTCAATGTTTCTTGCAACTTGCAAAACTCAGAGTCCTCATAAAACCATATGCATATAGAAATTATAATACTACACGTGCCATAATTAAATCTATCCACCCTTGGTTGATGAAGAATTTATTATATCGTTTGCATATTATTATGACTTTATTTTTCTATTGactaatgttttttttaaaagaagttgatagagaGGTAGATAAACGGCGTCGTTTAAGTGTCGGTTGACATGTATAGAGGGGCAAGTGAGGACTATTTCAAGTCTTTCAACATAAAGTCCAGTTAAGACCCAGCCCGACTTGGTTGGTGGGTTGGTTCTTTCAGCCAGTCTAGAAAAACCCAATGGGCCAGGTTTAGGTTTACCGTTTAGGTTACCGGTCACCATTGAAAATGTGGATCCCAATACGGCGTCGTTGTCGCAATCAACAGATTAAGCAATCCTGTGCCGCTGTGTGTGAAGACGACGGTTGGTTGTTCCTGCTCTGTTGGTAGAGAACGATGAAGCTGCTAACACACAACATGCTCACATCGACTGTCAAGGGAGTCGTCAATGGCTTCCCTCTCCGTATCGAGGTGGAGAAAACGCTGGAGAAGCAAGTTGATTTCAGTGCTGACTTCCTCAGGAACTTGTTCTACAAGGTCGACTGGAAGGCCCTCGTCGAAGCGGCGCAGACCATGGGATACGCAGAGCTACCGGAAGAGGCCCCTGACTCGACCGTGCTTGAGTCCGAAGATTTCTTGAAGAAATTTCATTATGCCCTATTGGAGCTCCATCTCGAAGAGGGCAATCTGGTCTGTCCTGAAACAGGCCGTAAGTTTCCTGTTACTAAGGGAATTCCCAATATGCTGCTTCATGAAGATGAGGTTTGAGAGATATCTTTCTGGTATCTTTCTAGTTGTTGAAGTTAGGCCGGTTTTGATGAAATTAGGGTTTCGTTTTTGTAATTTATAGACTGGTATTCTTGAAGTGTTTTTGAGATAAATGCGGAGAAGAATTCAATTTCAAATCTTGCCCTTTTCTTTTAAAGTTTAATGTTCAATATTTAACATAGTATATGTCCCATGATTTTGTCTCGAGTACTAGCTTTGGGCATACTCATTAGAGTATCATATCTAGCTTATGAGTTTGTACTTTGTAGCAAACTCAAAATTTTCTTAGTAAAAGTATTAGTTTATCAGTGCTTAGTGCTTACTTATTCTgaataattttctctctttcgTTTTGATCCCTTCTGTTTTCTGATGATTTTCATTGAATGTACATATGCCTGTTAATAGCTTGGTTCATGAAGTTATTTGCTCAAGTTAACATTGTTAATCTTGTGTGCTATCTTCGAATCTTTCAAATTTGGTGCAGATCAATCATACAATCATGCTTGCATATAAGTCATGTTTCTTACTTAACGCTTATTAAGGTGGCTTATTTGTCTCTATCTGATTCTGGCTCTGATAATAGTTTATGATCATTGCAGAACATGTAAATTTTTGTTATGTTGGTTGATAAGGATGTGATAATGCTGGTTATGGCATCGAAACTTATGGTGCATGTTGTGGTTAGGAATGGTGTACCTTCCTAattttttgatgctttgagctTCTGCTGCGATGAGATTTTATATTGAACAAAGTTTGTTCTTGTCAATATATTGCTTCAACATAGTCAATACAATTTTATATTGTTGGTTTAGTGTTCCCTGAAACAGTAGCTTGTGATCTGTTGGAGCTTCACATCTTTCCCGTATATGTAGTGTTTCTTACTTGTTGGGAATTTATGTGATGCAACTTGTACTCTACCAGCAGTCTACCACTTATGTTCAAATTGAGCAGAACATGGAAGCATAGATATTTAGGAGACTGTGAAAACGAATTCTTATTCTTTATGTGACCTAGTTTGCTAAAAGCTTGCATTTCTTTCATTATGCTACTGAAGTGAGGATATTGATATCAATATTTTTCAGTGATTTAGACTTAAAATGCAGGCATCTAACCATCTATGGGGTTGACATTTATGTTCAATGAAATTAATCGAGGCAGGCAATAAGTTTTGTGGCAGGTGATATAGCTACTGAAGTCCATACTGATCAGTTGATTAACTTGACAAGTGAATGGTAGCTTCTTTTCTGATACTGGATGCCTTCAAGTTGCTAGTGACAATGGTTATTAGCTGAAAAGAAAGGCGAGGGAACTTGTTCCACCCCAATTTTTGCTTCCGTTGACAGTTTGCTGGGCTCTCATGCGTGACAAGTTTCGAATGTCTTGAAAGCTCTTAGATAGAAGAATTACTAGTTCTAATTTCTAAAGCAAAACCGGTTACGGTGAATCATTCCAAGGGAGGGGTTTAAGAGCGATTTGATGCGATGaggaaaggttttttttttgttctttgagaCCTTAGATGTAGCTCACTCTCAATGTGCTGAGCAGGAGGACCAAGTTCATTAGCCTAAAGAATACAGGTATGGTTGGGTTCTTTTGCAGACTATATTTGTCTTTGTTAGACATGCCCTCCATTCTACTTGCCTGTGCTATATATTACAGGTCCACAAGATTCAATCCattggtttttcttttattagtgCCAGTTTGGTGTCAACAACAGCATTGACGTGGTAATGCATTAACAACATTCATGGAGCCAATCCCTTGTGATTTCCTACTCAGTGACTTTGCTTCTAAGAAATAAGACCTTTTAAAACATCATTTGTTGCGTTAGAAAATGGATTAAGACCATGGTTGTTGCACCAAAGCTTACATCTTTAGTTCACTTTCGAAAGACATTAGAAATAGTGAAACAAAAATATGCCAACTATAGCCTATTTTTGTTAGGACAAGTTTAGATTCTTCGGAAACAACACGACACAAGTCCCTGCGCTTAAGACAGGCAAACCAACAAAAGAGAATAGAcggagggagagagagacagTAGCGTCGCTTTGTTGAACGCGAAGCTAAGGAAGTGTGCAGGTGCATCCACCGACTAGTCTCACGATTTTGTCAATACCCGCAGCCCTTTCACTTTCTATCTGCACAATTAACTTTTTCCATTATCAAACACTCATGGCTTTCGCTATTGATCTCACCCATAAGCCATTTAGTCATCCCCCATTTGCGGGCTATCTAAAAGCCTAAAAGCGAAAtccagagttttttttttaatcaaaatgagaatttcaacataAATAATTACCTACATAACTATCGAAtgaaaatatttaccaaaataacaatCCATGTTGTTCAGGATGACGTGATTAGCTTTAAGTTTTTACAATCACACCATCTGGAATGGTGTGATTGTTTTTACAATAGTCACGCCACTTTTAACTCCACCATATCAAAACAAATCAATGGCACAATAGTTTTCCATTCTCTGCTTCCTTCAATACATACTACAGGTGCATCCATAAGTCTGGCAGCTGTATAAGACATCTACTGTACATGATGAGGTTCTTGTTGATCCAATTCATCTCTAGCAAAGATAAGGACTTGCCTTGAAGATCTTCTATAAGTCTGATTTCCTCGACATAGGTTTCGATATAAACATCCCAATACTGCTCCTTCCCAGCTATACAAAGAGGTATGTTGAAGGTCTGTTTGAGTATAATGAACTCGTGTTGACATTGCTTTTGATTTTATTCATACTTATCAGCAACTGAAAATCCACTAATGACATTTTGATTCCAAGGTCATGTCATTATCACCTCCAATCTAGATCACATATAAATTATACTGTTAATTGACAAAAAAtaatatctttacctaacgtcaTTATGTTTTCTTCAACTAAAGAAATGCTTAATTACTTTTGTCAAATTAGTCAAATAATCTAATTAACAAAACCCACACTGATAAATTAGAAAGACTCGTGGAAAAGAACTGGGTTTTTAAGGAAAAAGCTTCTTCCTTTCTGTCGCAGTTAATTGGGCTATTGCTCTAATcgcaattttagaaaataaaccCTGTTTCTGAAGTGGGTATCCCTTTGCGAAGAAAAAAGGAATTTCTTTTGCAGtccttaatttttcttttgtgagACATAGATGATTCAACTGTTGTTCTACAGAATTTCACACTTCCTTCTATGATTTGCTTACTCGGGGATCTATGAGCTTTGAAGCTAGCTGGTTGCTTAGAGTGagttttggtttttcttctcATGAGGT
Proteins encoded in this window:
- the LOC119999729 gene encoding multifunctional methyltransferase subunit TRM112 homolog A-like, encoding MKLLTHNMLTSTVKGVVNGFPLRIEVEKTLEKQVDFSADFLRNLFYKVDWKALVEAAQTMGYAELPEEAPDSTVLESEDFLKKFHYALLELHLEEGNLVCPETGRKFPVTKGIPNMLLHEDEV